The Negativicutes bacterium genome includes a window with the following:
- a CDS encoding ABC transporter substrate-binding protein: MKQHSSVIMKITFVLLTVTALFLSGCNSGNLPAASAAKTYRIGIIQLAEHPALDAATEGFQATLTEKLGDKVSFNLQNAQGEQTNCTTIVNKFVSDKVDLIMANATNAVKAAREATSKIPIVGTSVTDYVNSGLAASNAKPGANVTGASDNNPVSVQVELLQQLCPAVKTVGIVICSAEENSRIQADEAKTALEAAGYAVKIYTVADSNEIQTVVTKACGEVDAFYEPSDNLIASNVTTMSNITTAAGKPVICAEQSMCENGFLATYSISYYDLGCQAGKIAYDILVNGAKPASTPIFTFDASNLALFINKANAAELGIKIPETLK, from the coding sequence ATGAAACAACATTCTTCGGTTATCATGAAAATTACTTTTGTATTACTCACAGTGACTGCTCTTTTTCTGAGCGGCTGCAATAGCGGAAATTTACCCGCTGCTTCCGCGGCAAAAACCTATCGGATCGGTATCATTCAGTTGGCAGAGCATCCCGCTTTGGATGCAGCCACAGAAGGCTTTCAAGCCACTCTAACTGAAAAACTCGGTGATAAAGTCAGCTTCAATCTGCAAAATGCTCAAGGTGAACAAACCAATTGCACCACCATCGTCAATAAATTCGTTAGCGATAAAGTCGACCTGATCATGGCAAACGCCACCAATGCAGTCAAAGCCGCCCGGGAAGCAACTTCTAAGATTCCCATTGTCGGCACTTCGGTCACAGATTACGTTAATTCCGGTTTGGCAGCTTCCAACGCCAAACCCGGTGCCAATGTCACCGGTGCTTCCGACAATAATCCGGTCTCTGTCCAAGTCGAATTACTGCAGCAGCTCTGTCCGGCTGTGAAAACCGTCGGAATCGTTATTTGTTCTGCAGAAGAGAACTCCAGAATCCAAGCTGATGAAGCCAAAACGGCTCTGGAAGCGGCAGGCTATGCCGTGAAGATCTATACCGTGGCTGACTCCAACGAGATTCAAACGGTAGTAACCAAAGCCTGCGGCGAAGTCGATGCTTTTTATGAACCCAGCGACAATCTGATCGCTTCCAATGTGACGACCATGTCCAATATTACCACCGCGGCCGGTAAACCGGTGATCTGTGCGGAGCAAAGCATGTGCGAAAACGGTTTTCTCGCTACCTATTCTATCAGTTACTATGACCTCGGCTGTCAGGCAGGCAAGATTGCCTATGATATTTTAGTCAACGGCGCCAAACCAGCCAGCACCCCGATCTTTACCTTTGATGCCAGTAATCTTGCTTTGTTTATCAACAAAGCCAACGCAGCTGAACTGGGGATTAAAATACCGGAGACTTTAAAGTAA
- a CDS encoding ABC transporter permease, producing MQLLSLINSLPGAIAQGLIWGILALGVAVSYKILNYADLTVDGSLCTGGAVCAVCIAAGVNPYLALLFALLAGLLAGFVTGLLHTALGIPAILSGILSQLALYSINMRIMSKSNVTISRTQFTLILTSAEVRHAILVGTIAALAVIGLLFWFFGTELGYAIRATGNNEAMARAQGINTNTAKVIGLALSNGLVGFAGGLLAQYQGCSDINMGRGAIVIGLAAVVIGKAILGKRENLALRFSATVCGGIAYYIVLAIVIFAGLSTTDLKLFSAIIVACFLSVPFLKDKYLMLHPSKGGKPAC from the coding sequence ATGCAGCTTCTATCATTGATAAATTCTTTACCCGGTGCGATCGCACAAGGATTGATCTGGGGAATTCTGGCGCTCGGGGTAGCGGTTAGTTACAAAATCTTGAATTACGCCGATTTGACGGTGGACGGCAGTCTTTGTACAGGCGGCGCGGTTTGCGCCGTCTGTATCGCGGCAGGAGTCAACCCCTATTTGGCGCTGCTGTTTGCTCTGCTGGCCGGTTTGCTGGCGGGCTTTGTCACCGGTCTTTTACATACAGCGTTAGGGATTCCCGCCATCCTGTCCGGAATTTTAAGCCAATTGGCGCTCTATTCGATTAATATGCGCATCATGAGTAAATCGAACGTGACCATCAGCCGAACCCAATTCACGCTGATTTTGACCAGCGCCGAAGTGAGGCATGCCATTCTGGTCGGGACAATAGCAGCTCTTGCCGTAATCGGTTTGCTTTTTTGGTTTTTTGGCACAGAACTCGGCTACGCCATCCGCGCCACCGGCAACAATGAAGCGATGGCACGGGCGCAGGGCATTAACACAAACACCGCCAAGGTGATCGGGCTTGCTCTTTCCAATGGTTTGGTTGGCTTCGCCGGCGGCTTGCTGGCGCAGTACCAGGGCTGTTCCGATATCAATATGGGTCGCGGCGCCATTGTGATCGGCTTAGCCGCCGTTGTGATCGGCAAAGCAATCCTGGGCAAACGCGAAAACTTGGCGCTCAGGTTTAGCGCAACAGTCTGCGGCGGCATCGCTTACTATATCGTGCTGGCCATCGTGATTTTTGCCGGCCTCTCCACAACGGATCTGAAGTTGTTCTCTGCTATCATCGTCGCTTGTTTTCTTTCTGTGCCTTTTTTGAAAGACAAGTATCTAATGCTGCATCCAAGTAAAGGAGGTAAACCCGCATGTTAA
- a CDS encoding ATP-binding cassette domain-containing protein has product MLKIRNISKTFHAATVNEKTALQHLSLTLQDGEFVSVIGSNGAGKSTLLNAIAGTFLIDQGSLEMDGIDFTQLSEAKRAAFLGRVFQDPMMGTASELWIEENLALANRRGERRGLSRAITRQEREHFKQLLKELDLGLEDRLTSKTGLLSGGQRQALTLLMAVLKKPKLLLLDEHTAALDPKTAAKVMAISNHFIREEQLSVLMVTHNMKDAIANGNRLIMMNNGEIILDVNGREKQALTVEDLLLAFSRASGREFANDRALLV; this is encoded by the coding sequence ATGTTAAAAATACGTAACATCAGCAAGACCTTTCATGCGGCTACGGTCAATGAAAAGACCGCCCTGCAGCATCTTTCTCTCACCCTGCAGGACGGCGAGTTTGTCAGTGTGATCGGCAGCAATGGCGCCGGCAAATCGACGCTGCTCAACGCCATCGCAGGCACCTTTCTGATCGATCAGGGTAGCCTGGAAATGGATGGAATCGATTTTACTCAGCTTTCCGAAGCCAAACGCGCTGCGTTCCTGGGCAGAGTTTTTCAGGACCCCATGATGGGTACTGCTTCGGAGCTCTGGATCGAAGAAAATTTGGCACTGGCCAATCGGCGCGGCGAGCGGCGCGGTTTAAGCCGCGCGATTACCCGTCAGGAAAGGGAGCATTTTAAACAACTGCTCAAAGAACTTGATTTGGGTCTGGAGGATCGGCTGACCAGCAAAACCGGCCTGCTCTCCGGTGGACAAAGACAAGCCCTGACGCTCTTGATGGCTGTGCTGAAAAAGCCAAAATTACTGCTGCTGGATGAGCACACGGCAGCGCTCGATCCCAAAACCGCAGCCAAAGTCATGGCCATCAGCAATCATTTCATCCGGGAGGAACAGCTTTCCGTTCTGATGGTGACGCATAATATGAAGGATGCCATCGCCAACGGCAATCGCCTGATTATGATGAACAACGGAGAGATTATTTTGGATGTTAACGGCCGCGAAAAGCAGGCACTGACTGTTGAGGATCTGCTGCTGGCTTTCTCGCGCGCCAGCGGCAGGGAATTTGCCAATGATCGTGCACTTTTAGTATAA
- a CDS encoding septum formation initiator family protein → MKDQQNPKTAAPSVIPSHRFYTITGKKTEQKAPRFQKLGEKLLLVIASITLGYFLIQGIATEQNIKQVEAQYRMIQEEKAALLQEQAELKEELAYLQTDAYVAEAARSRLGMLRAGEIMFIIE, encoded by the coding sequence ATGAAAGATCAGCAGAACCCAAAGACAGCGGCGCCAAGCGTCATACCATCACACAGATTCTATACCATCACCGGTAAAAAAACAGAGCAGAAGGCGCCGCGTTTTCAAAAACTGGGGGAAAAGCTGCTCTTGGTAATTGCTTCGATTACATTGGGTTATTTCCTGATCCAGGGCATTGCCACCGAGCAGAACATCAAGCAGGTGGAAGCGCAGTACCGTATGATTCAGGAAGAAAAAGCAGCCTTGTTGCAGGAACAAGCGGAACTGAAAGAAGAATTGGCTTATTTGCAAACGGATGCTTATGTTGCCGAAGCGGCTCGCTCCAGACTTGGCATGCTGAGAGCGGGAGAAATCATGTTTATCATCGAGTGA
- a CDS encoding RNA-binding S4 domain-containing protein: MRLDKFLKVSRLIKRRTLAKEVADSQRIELNGRTVKPAAEVKVGDVITLHFGSRTTTVQVLSITAAPKKEDAAEMYKVLSETRQEVTFDW, from the coding sequence ATGCGGCTCGATAAATTCCTGAAAGTTTCGCGTTTGATCAAGCGGCGGACGCTTGCCAAAGAAGTTGCGGATAGCCAGCGGATTGAACTCAACGGCAGAACGGTAAAACCGGCGGCGGAGGTGAAAGTGGGAGATGTCATCACGCTGCATTTCGGTTCCCGCACCACAACCGTGCAAGTTCTCAGCATCACAGCGGCGCCTAAAAAAGAGGATGCCGCCGAAATGTATAAGGTTTTATCAGAAACACGGCAAGAAGTGACATTTGACTGGTAA
- the mazG gene encoding nucleoside triphosphate pyrophosphohydrolase, whose product MTKGDLQPLLQIMQRLRGENGCPWDREQTHDSLRPYAIEEAYEVAEAVQQGNTPALVDELGDLLLQVVYHAAIGEEEAAFTMDDIIRAICDKMQRRHPHVFGNLQVKNSAEVMQNWEAIKVVERKYQPRNSALDGIPPALPALMASAKLQSKAAKTGFDWTDIRDVWQKIEEESAEVKQAAAQNNPAAVREEVGDFLFAAVKLARFLEVEPETALLQANLKFSRRFQAMEQLAQQQGKVFSSLTLTEQEELWQQIKAAE is encoded by the coding sequence ATGACCAAAGGAGATTTACAGCCGTTGCTGCAGATCATGCAGCGCCTGCGCGGTGAAAATGGCTGTCCCTGGGACAGAGAGCAGACGCATGACAGTTTACGCCCCTATGCCATTGAAGAAGCTTACGAGGTGGCGGAAGCGGTGCAGCAGGGGAATACACCGGCTTTGGTGGATGAATTGGGCGATCTCCTGCTGCAGGTTGTTTATCACGCTGCCATTGGCGAAGAGGAAGCTGCTTTTACGATGGATGATATCATCCGGGCGATCTGTGATAAAATGCAGCGGCGTCATCCGCACGTCTTCGGTAATCTGCAGGTAAAAAACAGCGCGGAGGTAATGCAGAACTGGGAAGCCATCAAGGTCGTGGAGCGAAAGTATCAACCGCGCAATTCGGCACTGGACGGGATTCCCCCCGCCTTGCCGGCTTTGATGGCGTCTGCCAAACTGCAGAGCAAAGCGGCCAAAACCGGTTTCGATTGGACGGATATCCGCGATGTTTGGCAGAAAATCGAGGAAGAAAGCGCAGAAGTAAAACAGGCAGCCGCGCAAAACAATCCGGCAGCCGTTCGGGAGGAAGTCGGTGATTTTCTGTTTGCCGCCGTAAAATTGGCTCGCTTCCTCGAGGTGGAGCCGGAAACGGCTTTACTGCAGGCGAATCTGAAGTTCAGCCGGCGATTTCAGGCAATGGAACAGCTGGCGCAGCAACAAGGCAAGGTATTCAGTTCACTCACACTGACAGAGCAGGAAGAATTGTGGCAGCAGATCAAGGCTGCAGAATAG